The DNA sequence AACCgttccggattgaaaaagttaaaacacggaaaatgtccggaattaccagattaggttaggaaggagttttcggaagagttttgggttgtaaaaacgtaaaaacggttgaggttggacgattcccggttttataaaatagttttataattatccagaaaataattgttaaatctgtaaatcattataaactcaaataacgatccaaaaattaccagaaatatatcacagtcatctatattttattctgaacatattaAACTAATATACCCTTATTCAATCATATATATACctctaaatatcaatatcaatcaacacataattcacataataaccatttaataatcatttattaataaaataattacacgtgatatcccggatattacactagCACACCAAAGGGGTATCTTTTGTTTCAATCTTAGTATATTGTTGATTTGCTTGACCGTGCAGTACTTCTTACTGATAACATGACTGTGGAAATTCCTTTAGAGATAAATGTTAAATATTCTCCATCTGATGGTCTTCCCTTAGCAGATCCTACTTTATATCGCATAATTGTTGATAGTCTTGTTTATCTCACTGTTACTCGTCCGTATATTGCACATGTTGTTCATTTAGTTAGTCAATTTGTCATTTTCTCTACCACCGTACATTGGACTGCAGTTCTTCGAATTCTCAGGTATTTTCGTGGGACTCAATTCAGAGACTTTTATTGCCTTCTACCTCATCTTTAGAGTTGCGTGGTTATAATGATGCCGATTGAGCCGGTAATCATGAGGATCGTAAATCCACAACATGTTTGTATTTTCCTTGGTGATTCTCTTATTTTATGGAAGAGTAAGAAAGATGCTGTTTCGAGATCATCTTTAGAAGTTGAGTATCATGCCACGCTTTCCACTACTTTTGAGATTGCTTGATTACGTCGCTTACTTGCAGATTTGGGTGTTAACCTTCCGAGTTCCACTCCGTTATATTGTGATAATAAAAGTGCAATTTATATTGCATGTAATTCGGTATTTCATTAGAGTACTAAATATATTGAGATTGATTGTCATCTTATTCGTCATCATCTGTGGCAAGACGCTATTTCGTTACCTTTTATTCCTTTTTCGCTTCAGATGACTGATATTATTACGAACACTCACTCGATTTCACGATTGCGTTTCTTATTTGAGATTTCACGTTGAAATTGGGGTACGTTGCTACTCAAAAATCGAATTAGAAAGTTTTGAAATCAACAATAACCACTGCTGAGCAATCTGATGACCTCATGAATATAGTAGAAGTCTCAAGTCTTTTTCTTAAAATTGGGAGCACTAATCTTGCCATTCGTGTGAAAATGAACCTTGACCAGTTGACCTTCATAGTAGTGTCATAACTGCTGTAGTAATCATCATGAAATTTGAATGTACCATCCGTCCAGCTAGTTTAACAGGGGTACTCCTCGAAAGAAAACATACATCTAAAAAtaggtttttaaaaaaaaaatgcATCTAGAAGTCCATACTTTCTAAaaatctaaaaagttatttcgATCGCAAGGATATTTCACATAAGGTGAGATGACGAGATAATATCATCTTAAAATTTTAGACCGATTGGTTAATTAACATTATATCAGACCTCGATTTAAATGTATGGTACAATTGAGGGAaatgttaaagagtataagatttTATTGGGGATTTCCTGTATATGTTGGGGCCTTTTTCTGAAATCTTTCTCTACACCTTAGGAATAGGAGTATAATTTTTATCATAAGTCTAACACATTCTTCTAAAGTTTAAATTTAATTCTcgttttattcaattttttttacaaattaaCTTTTAAAAGGTACTTAGTAATAATGCTTTTCTTAGAAAAAAAGGTACTTGGTACTGTTTTGAAATTCATATTCATAACAGAAACAATTATCATAAGTAGAAGAAGCTTCTTTTATTTACCTATTGGATGGTTCACCTATTGAAAGTAAGTAGACATGAGTTTTGATGGATTTCCCCAAACCCCACTTGTTCTTTGAAGCAGCCCAATTGACCTTATGGTCCCATCTTTTTCAGACATAAAATCACAAATTACTTCCTTCCACTCTAGTAAAAAGCTCTTTTTtaaaataaagataaaatatTCAATCTTTTTTTCTTGTGTCTGATTCTCGTCTTAAGCACGTAATCCTAATTATCATTTGCATGCTAAATTTAAGCATATATATTAGCATTAAAACAATCGGGTATTCAGAAATTTGGTTCGGTTTTCttcaaataattaaaataaactTCAATTTTGATGTGTAAATTTGATATAAAAATTACATAATTATTCATGATAGGATGTAATTTAAATAGCTAAATTATAAACATTTAATTAATATGCATTGTCAAAATGAagcttaaattgtaatacatgAAGCTTATTTATCATTTTCCTTGGCAAGTTTAAAATGATTTTACTTTTCACAAACAAGGCCTATATCTGAagtaatataataaatataatatggTAATAAAATGTAATTAAGTAATGAATTGCAAATGCTAGCTTCAATAATTAGTTTCAGCAAAGGATGTGTTTTTTGGGAATGAAAAGGATGTGAATCTTGTGATGGCCAAGTTCAGTTAATACAGAAAGTCATGAAACAACATATATGTACAAATACTTTCTACTGACATCATCATTATTGTTGTTCCCCGCTAATTACATTCCGAAAGTAACCTGATACTACAAGTAATTACTAATTTAAAAGCAAACTAGTATTAATtgttttttataaataaaaaaatttgcaAGCCAACTTTTGTTTACTGTATGTTTTCAATTTAGTAATTTGAAGCCAGTACAAACTATTGTGTACCTCCTTGGCTAACGGTTTTTTTTTGAATTACTTAATTGAAGAAGATAATTAATAATAGgataactatatatatatttgtCACGTTTTTTGGGATTGTAAAATCCttgattttatttttaatttatttattagattttAGATAATAATTCGTttagataaatatttttaaattagaATATTCGGGAAATATTTTTGTGCAAGTTATTTGAGTTAGGAAAAGATATGTTATTGTGGAAAGAAGTGTGAGAATAGATTAAAAAAAAATCGAAATCTTTTTAATTTAGGTAATTGTgtgtatcaaatattttattttaggaATTTAGTTGGAAATATTATATTATATCCTAATTATGATTAGGGTTTTGTGTGTTTATATTAAGACCCGCTTAGATAATAATATGACTTGTACAGGAATTCGCCGCACAGGTGCGTAAACCTTTTATCTCTTATATTGCTTTAATGTCCTGCTTGTCTGCTCtatcataattttataatttgtgTACATGTGTGGTACACTTTAGTTTTTGATTAAATATGTACGCGAGTGAATTTCATGATTAAACTATTCTAATATGCATGTTTGTATGCATGAGTCTTTTGCCATgtttttatgcatcttttgcacGAGGTTCGAGGTCTGTATGCATCTACCATATGCTAATATCATAGTTTTGTTAATTACATGATAATAAGCTTAATCCGTATATAATATTTAGTTAgatattaaattaatattaattgTTGAGCAGAATTTACATATTTTGTTGACTAATTGCTTAGTATTTGGATACGTAATATAGTGCAGCTTAGATTTATATTAGTTGTGTAATTACATGTGTTTTTGTCTAATTATTTAGTGCATGACCAACTATTATTGTTTAGTTATAAATTAGGTGTACAATTTTGTGCCAAACTTTGAAAACAATGAGAAGATTATTTTATCATTTACCTGGACCATGTTTGCGCCATTTTGAGAATGGGCTTTAAGGCTCAATTGTTTTGTTTCTTTTATTTGCATAGCACCCGGAATCTTTTGTATTATATGATAAAGTATTTGGTTGTTTGTCTTTTTAAGTAATTTAAACTTAACTTTAACGAATGTACACAATCTGTTTTTAtgcaagaaaaaaaaaatattattctttTTATAAAAGAATCAGCCTAGCCATTCGTGTATTATCAAGTCTTATGATCATGTTTTTATTGGATTACAGGGCAAGTTACTACCTGCTTAATTTCTAATATGTGTGCAATAAAGGAACATAagttatttataaaattatttattaatttagttattaattatgCTCTGCTTATAAATGTTAGGCTTGTTCGTgttattaatttcggattttaaGTATCgactttgaggtaagtacttttgacttacttttatttttcggaaaatatatttcagttctgtttttaatttcgtataagatataagaattttgatttcgaaattataagatataagtatttgtgaattttagaactcagtctctacgttttcgaacccgttcgtaatttacgctatagttccggaactagccttagatacccttagtaggcgcacgagtgtgcaactttagatacctattaagggcgcgtaattattgaactttagatgccgaccactggcaaagtgtggtataaagaataagaataagaattagatgccggctactggcaaagtgtggccgtagatcaagactgtggtatttataagaattatcgtttcgttctgttttattctgttcagatctgttataaaatctgtactgttataaattctgctctgttctgttttaaattctgacttataaaatataaaactttgggttggatttattttagaaaatgttttacaaaattattattgttttaagaaaaatcgttttatcaaaacacccattgtttttctgtttaaaagttagtcaatttgtacttgctgagctgtgtagctcaccccttttaacatttcaggttcggaatttggagcatattaagattaaggaatgagaactatgtggagatctgtgctgcttcgttttgtgctatttgaattagaataaagattttgtttttagagaatgaatttaattatctgttagacaattattatcggatttgtggagctgcgtctctgtttttatgattttgattattgagtttgaccgctgctttgaccttcgtgatatatttgaattatcgaataagaatctattttatttaagatttggtatttagatttaatagtccggaagtgcgggctgttacagttggtatcaagagcaggctgtccttcggagtgtattaggtatgggactagtacattccctaggatgcgATTCTTTAGACTATCGTATAGgtcttagaaaattattttggatttagGGCATTTATTTGTGTGATTATTTGATATGTTTGACTTTTGTGACTATAAGTTTAGAATTTGTTTTGTGTGTTCTAGTAAAGATGGATGGAGAAAATCAGAACAACAATGAAAATCAGGGCAATAATGATGAAGGAGGAAACGTCTTTGACCAGCTGGCTGAAACTTTAGCTGTGCTTGTGAATCAGCAACCAAAGCCCAACATCGTTTCTCAGTTCAAGCGTTTGAACCCGCCAACTTTTGATGGAGCTACAGACCCGGCTATCGTTGAGATGTGGATCcaagagatggaaaaagctttcGGACTTCTGGGGAGCAATGAGGAACAGAAGGTAACCTTAGCTGTGTACCAATTGCAAGGAAGCGCTTACGACTGGTGGCTTATGGAAAAGAGGAAGAATGAGACGACAAATCTTGAAGAAAATCATGAACCGTACACTTGGGCAAAGTTCAAGAAGGCTTTAGAGGACAAGTACTTTCCGAGAACAGTTCGTCTGCAGAAAGAGAGGGACTTCATTCGACTTCAACAAGGTGGAAGAACCGTCATTGAATACGAAGCAGAATTTGCAAAGCTTGCGAAGTACGCGTCGACCCTAGTAGCAGATGAGAGCAGTCGAGCACGAAGATTAGAGGAGGGACTTCGAAGTGACATCAGGAATTCAGTGGCGTCGTTTGAACTTCAGACGTACGAGGCTGTCCTCAACAAGGCGTTAGTGATCGAAAGGGGCTTGGCAGAATCTGAAAAGGCGTCTGGCAGTTGGAATAAGAGGCGGTTCACTCAAACTAGTGGGCAATCTTTTCAAGGGGGACCACTCAAGAAGCCACACGTGTACGATAACATCGGAGGTCAAGGTGATCGAGAAAGGTGTTCGAGGTGCGGCAAGAATCATCCCGACAAAGTCTGCCGTTGGAATACTGGTGCTTGTTTCCATTGCGGAGAAGTAGGACACAAGATTTCGAATTGTCCGCACAACCCGCCACCGCCACCAAGGAAGGAAGCAGATAACAAGATGGGCAAGGGGCGTGTGTTCCAGCTCACAGGAAATGAAAACTATCGCAATTAAGGTAtgatttcttttcttaaatgacttgtttaatttaatttcattcttgtgaatttggggaccaaattcttttaaggagggaagaatgtaaaatccttgattttatttttaatttatttattagattttAGATAATAATTCGTttagataaatatttttaaattagaATATTCGGGAAATATTTGTGTGCAAGTTATTTGAGTTAGGAAAAGATATGTTATTGTGGAAAGAAGTGTGAGAATagattaaaaaaaatcgaaaTCTTTTTAATTTAGGTAATTGTgtgtatcaaatattttattttaggaATTTAGTTGGAAATATTATATTATATCCTAATTATGATTAGGGTTTTGTGTGTTTATATTAAGACCCGCTTAGATAATAATATGACTTGTACAGGAATTCGCCGCACAGGTGCGTAAACCTTTTATCTCTTATATTGCTTTAATGTCCTGCTTGTCTGCTCtatcataattttataatttgtgTACATGTGTGGTACACTTTAGTTTTTGATTAAATATGTACGCGAGTGAATTTCATGATTAAACTATTCTAATATGCATGTTTGTATGCATGAGTCTTTTGCCATgtttttatgcatcttttgcacGAGGTTCGAGGTCTGTATGCATCTACCATATGCTAATATCATAGTTTTGTTAATTACATGATAATAAGCTTAATCCGTATATAATATTTAGTTAgatattaaattaatattaattgTTGAGCAGAATTTACATATTTTGTTGACTAATTGCTTAGTATTTGGATACGTAATATAGTGCAGCTTAGATTTATATTAGTTGTGTAATTACATGTGTTTTTGTCTAATTATTTAGTGCATGACCAACTATTATTGTTTAGTTATAAATTAGGTGTACAATTTTGTGCCAAACTTTGAAAATAATGAGAAGATTATTTTATCATTTACCTGGACCATGTTTGCGCCATTTTGAGAATGGGCTTTAAGGCTCAATTGTTTTGTTTCTTTTATTTGCATAGCACCCGGAATCTTTTGTATTATATGATAAAGTATTTGGTTGTTTGTCTTTTTAAGTAATTTAAACTTAACTTTAACGAATGTACACAATCTGTTTTTAtgcaagaaaaaaaaaatattattctttTTATAAAAGAATCAGCCTAGCCATTCGTGTATTATCAAGTCTTATGATCATGTTTTTATTGGATTACAGGGCAAGTTACTACCTGCTTAATTTCTAATATGTGTGCAATAAAGGAACATAagttatttataaaattatttattaatttagttattaattatgCTCTGCTTATAAATGTTAGGCTTGTTCGTgttattaatttcggattttaaGTATCgactttgaggtaagtacttttgacttacttttatttttcggaaaatatatttcagttctgtttttaatttcgtataagatataagaattttgatttcgaaattataagatataagtatttgtgaattttagaactcagtctctacgttttcgaacccgttcgtaatttacgctatagttccggaactagccttagatacccttagtaggcgcacgagtgtgcaactttagatacctattaagggcgcgtaattattgaactttagatgccgaccactggcaaagtgtggtataaagaataagaataagaattagatgccggctactggcaaagtgtggccgtagatcaagactgtggtatttataagaattatcgtttcgttctgttttattctgttcagatctgttataaaatctgtactgttataaattctgctctgttctgttttaaattctgacttataaaatataaaactttgggttggatttattttagaaaatgttttacaaaattattattgttttaagaaaaatcgttttatcaaaacacccattgtttttctgtttaaaagttagtcaatttgtacttgctgagctgtgtagctcaccccttttaacatttcaggttcggaatttggagcatattaagattaaggaatgagaactatgtggagatctgtgctgcttcgttttgtgctatttgaattagaataaagattttgtttttagagaatgaatttaattatctgttagacaattattatcggatttgtggagctgcgtctctgtttttatgattttgattattgagtttgaccgctgctttgacCTTCGTGATATATTTGAATTATCGAATAACAATCTATTTTATTTAAGATTTggtatttagatttaatagtccggaagtgcgggctgttacaggGATTGAATTCTTTATCGATCATTTATTTTGCTAGACTAAAGGTCATGCGTTTGTTAACGTACTGACATTAAATTATAAGTTTCATAATCTATAATCATGCTAGTACTAACATTTTAAAACAATCAATCATCATCAAGTAGAGAAAAGAATTATATACGTATTTATTTGGAAACACTCGAACACATAAATTTATACATGTAATTGTCAACGGTCCGTGCTTCTTGAATATTGTAATCCATGTACTCCCTATGTCCCTCCTATtttataactttttttaaaaaaattatttttttaaataaaactTTAAACATTCTTTTTATATTCAgaaaaagaatttttttaaaaaaattataaaactatattttttatttatcttaaaatgcgtgtcgaacaATCTCCAGAAACGATAACAATAGAGAGATATCCTTCGATTCTTTAATCTGTTAATCAGAACACTATAATTATTAGCAAGTCTTTGAGTTTGTGTGACCTATAAGTGGATTAATTACTTTATTATATTACTAAAGAGGAGCAAGGGCGGCTAGGCTAATTAACATACCGGTCAATAATCTCCCTCTTCTTCTCTTCATCATTCCATCTCCCTCCTTGTCTCTAGCTAATATTCCCCATACATAGTCTTATGTGTATATATACATTCATGATTCCCCATTTATGTCTCAAACTTTTAGCTACCAACTTCTCATTTTAGAAAACACTAATATACAGACCTATTCTTCAATCTCATTTCTTCTGTCTTATACCTCAAATACATCAAATTACCAGAAACACACAACATACATGGAAGTGATTATACAATCTTCAGAAACAGGTGCTGAGGAGTTCAATTTTGCAAGGCTATTCCCACCTCCTATGCCTAATTCAGATAGTACAGATTTTGCATTCTATTTCAGTGGACATTTACAAGTACCAGCTGATGTGCTTTTTGATGGAGGAATGATTAGGCCTTTAAAGCTACTCCCACGCTCTCAATACCAACACAACATTGCAACTTATTCTCCCAGATCTCCTCGTTCCCCTAAACGAATGCTTTCGAAATCTGTTTTTGTGGCACCACAACACGAAAAGACATATCATGGTGACTATCCATTGCTCACAAAACCAACTGAAGAACATGAAGAGCAACCACTGCCAGTTCTTGTAAAACAAACTTCGAAAGATacgacatcttcatcttcatcaagtTTGAGTTCCAGTTCGAGTTTGAGTTCAATCTGGTCAAGAAGATGGAAGTTGACCGACTTGTTTATGCCCCTAGGATCTTCATCCAAAGATGACTCTGCCTCTATTATTAGAAGTCATAAAAAGGATACGAATGAATGGAGTTTTAGGTCAGAAAGTAGTTGCAAGTCAGGGTCATCGTCGAGAGGCGGCGCGTGCAGAAGAAAGGGGAGAGTGTCTGCTCATGAATGGCATTATAAGCAGAATAGGGCAGCATCCGAGGAGATGAGGAGGAAGACTTTCTTGCCCTACAAGAAAAATCTGCTAGGCTGCATAGATATTGATACGCCAGGTGTTCTTGAGTTTTCTAGGGGACGTGGAGTTGAAATTACATGTTAGTAATTTTATATGCATGCATGTGATAGATTTTTGTAATTGTATACAAAACGTACATGGTTTGTTAAATGTTTTAATCGTCATCCGGTTTTTTAATGTTCTGAATAGATCAAGTTCCTaaggatttctagtatgttaacTTCGCAGTATAAAAATAAATTAACTTTTGTCATTGTCAGACATATATTAATCATTTCAACTTTTGACAAACACATTTCATTTTGTCTTTTGAACATATAGGCGAGGATGGCAACAGAAATTTGAAGTAGCAACAGTGAGCAGGGACGGAGGCAGGCACTCCAAATTCCTGTATAATCGTGaaattagtattaaaatttatgaaaaaaaattatatatttatatatttagtagtaaaaaaaatttattttgaatGTTCACCCCctcaaaaatatataaattttatgaaTTTAGTACTAATATTAGTAATATTTACAATAGTTACGAATTTAAATACATAAATTCAGGTATATTTTGtacattaaaattttaaaaataatatatattaatttatttaatatcttttaaattaaatatatattagttATTCGGAAAAAAATTTCGCCACTCCGAAGTCGGGATTCTGGCTCCGTCCCTGACGGTGAGAGTATTGCCCGGAAGAGAAAAATTACATGAATTGTAGTGAAAAATAATACGGTCGAATCAAATATAATATTTAGAAGAATTTGAACTTTATTAATTGAATTCGAGTGAAACAAAACATGATCAGCACTTCTCTCCCCAGCACTATTAGCTCTTTTTTTATAGTTTGAAAGTTATCATTAAAGTGTTCCGAGAATTAACATCATATTTTTTGTATACTAATTTTCTACAATTTTATAAATATACAAACAACCTTATATATAGTAACATGTTCGTACTCTATTGAAAAATGACACCTGGTTATTCCATAGATCATTTTCACTCGATTCTTTTTTTGTTGTCACATAAATAAAAAATTGTCTTTAACTAATTGTCTCATTCTTGTTTCAATACATATTTCTACATATTTTTCTTTATTTATCCATTAATTCTTAGTTCCCATATTTAACTTTACAACAAATATATACATTTATAACTTGACATTTAGTGTCCGTTCGagaaattttaattaaaataagtaacttataacttaaaatgaataagtgacCTATAAGTGATAAGTATAAGTGTTTGGATTATTTTACTTAAAACTCAgaatttttttacttaaataaacataaataaataatttttaagtataattacattaattcatgaattttagattagattaacatttgaaaacatatattttaaaacttaAGTAAATTAAAAaacgaaaaatcaaaataagtcgAAGAAAATACGTCGATACTAATATTCAGCTTATTAACTTATAAGcaataaattaaatttataaattagaTTGACAAATATTCGTCGATAAGTTATTACGAGTTTATAAATACTTATAAACTCTGCTCAAACAGGCCTTTAATGTAAGGGTATGCATGAAAACCGTTTAAGTTTCAAGAGCTACGTACAATATAAGTTTATAAGAATAATTATTGGCAAACTCATTTACGGTATCATAACAATGTCGAAGAATATAAAATCTTGACGATGGCTTTCTCATTCTTGATTATCTTAAAATTGTTGATAATTTTATTACTTAACATGATATCATATTGTAAATtgaaaaatattctaaaaatTTTGTATTGTATAAATAAGAAGGAATGTTAAAAAGCGTAAAATCATTTCGGAGCCATTAATTGTCTAATACTTCAAAATTTTAAATGGTCTGATTAGTTACAAACAAGACCAAGATTATGTAGGGCTGTGCATTCGGTTAAAActgaaccgaaccgaattttttTTCGGTTAACCGAAACCAAATTGTCAGAAAAATAGCTaccgaaaaccgaaccgaaatttaTTCGGTTTGAAACCGAAACCGAAATAAATTATTCGTTTAATACCGAAACCGAAATATAAAACCAAATTTCAAAAGAAAAGTCTAAATTGGCCAAAAAAAACAATCACAAAATTGAAGTTTACAAGCAGGCATCATCAGCAATTTAAAACAAACAGACAGAAATTTAAGTTTTTGATGCTTCATAACACAAGTTTGCATTCGAAACTTAACAGTTTGGTTAATATAAAATGAGTCTAAAACATAAAGAAAATGAAATGCTTGGCAGGTGATGAAGCTGAAATCTGCTACTCCAGTCTAGACTCCAGACTTCAAACTC is a window from the Apium graveolens cultivar Ventura chromosome 1, ASM990537v1, whole genome shotgun sequence genome containing:
- the LOC141707849 gene encoding uncharacterized protein LOC141707849, with translation MDGENQNNNENQGNNDEGGNVFDQLAETLAVLVNQQPKPNIVSQFKRLNPPTFDGATDPAIVEMWIQEMEKAFGLLGSNEEQKVTLAVYQLQGSAYDWWLMEKRKNETTNLEENHEPYTWAKFKKALEDKYFPRTVRLQKERDFIRLQQGGRTVIEYEAEFAKLAKYASTLVADESSRARRLEEGLRSDIRNSVASFELQTYEAVLNKALVIERGLAESEKASGSWNKRRFTQTSGQSFQGGPLKKPHVYDNIGGQGDRERCSRCGKNHPDKVCRWNTGACFHCGEVGHKISNCPHNPPPPPRKEADNKMGKGRVFQLTGNENYRN
- the LOC141707855 gene encoding uncharacterized protein LOC141707855, whose product is MEVIIQSSETGAEEFNFARLFPPPMPNSDSTDFAFYFSGHLQVPADVLFDGGMIRPLKLLPRSQYQHNIATYSPRSPRSPKRMLSKSVFVAPQHEKTYHGDYPLLTKPTEEHEEQPLPVLVKQTSKDTTSSSSSSLSSSSSLSSIWSRRWKLTDLFMPLGSSSKDDSASIIRSHKKDTNEWSFRSESSCKSGSSSRGGACRRKGRVSAHEWHYKQNRAASEEMRRKTFLPYKKNLLGCIDIDTPGVLEFSRGRGVEITC